The Sciurus carolinensis chromosome 18, mSciCar1.2, whole genome shotgun sequence genome contains a region encoding:
- the LOC124970419 gene encoding eukaryotic peptide chain release factor subunit 1-like yields the protein MADDPSAADRNVEIWKIKKLIKSLEAARGNGTSMISLIIPPKDQFSQVAKMLADEFGTASIIKSRVNRISVLGAITSVQQRLKLYNKVPPNGLVVYCGTIVTEEGKEKKVNIDFEPFKPINTSLYLCDNKFHTEALTALLSDDSKFGFIVIDGSGALFGTLQGNTREVLHKFTVDLPKKHGRGGQSALRFARLRMEKQHNYVRKVAETAVQLFISGDKVNVAGLVLAGSADFKTELSQSDMFDQRLQSKVLKLVDISYGGENGFNQAIKLSTEVLSNVKFIQEKKLIGRYFDEISQDTGKYCFGVEDTLKALEMGAVEILIVYENLDIMRYVLHCQGTEEEKILYLTPEQEKDKSHFTDKETGQQHELIESMPLLEWFANNYKKFGATLEIVTDKSQEGSQFVKGFGGIGGILRY from the coding sequence ATGGCGGACGACCCCAGTGCTGCTGACAGGAACGTGGAGATCTGGAAGATCAAGAAGCTCATTAAGAGCTTGGAGGCGGCCCGCGGCAATGGCACCAGCATGATATCATTGATCATTCCTCCCAAAGACCAGTTTTCACAAGTGGCAAAAATGTTAGCAGATGAGTTTGGAACTGCATCTATCATTAAGTCACGAGTAAACCGCATTTCAGTCCTGGGAGCCATTACATCTGTACAACAAAGACTCAAACTTTATAACAAAGTACCTCCAAATGGTCTGGTTGTTTACTGTGGAACAATTGTaacagaagaaggaaaggaaaagaaagtcaacaTTGATTTTGAACCTTTCAAACCAATTAATACATCATTGTATTTGTGTGACAACAAATTCCACACAGAGGCTCTTACAGCACTACTTTCAGATGACAGCAAATTTGGCTTCATTGTAATAGATGGCAGTGGTGCACTTTTTGGCACACTCCAAGGAAACACAAGAGAAGTCTTGCACAAATTCACTGTGGATCTCCCAAAGAAACATGGTAGAGGAGGTCAGTCAGCCTTGCGTTTTGCCCGTTTAAGAATGGAAAAACAACATAACTATGTTCGGAAAGTAGCAGAGACTGCTGTGCAGCTGTTTATTTCTGGGGACAAAGTGAATGTGGCTGGTCTCGTTTTAGCTGGATCAGCTGACTTTAAAACTGAACTAAGTCAATCTGATATGTTTGATCAGAGGTTGcaatcaaaagttttaaaattagttgATATATCCTATGGTGGTGAAAATGGATTCAACCAAGCTATTAAGTTATCTACTGAAGTCCTCTCCAACGTGAAATTCATTCAAGAGAAGAAATTAATAGGACGATACTTTGATGAAATTAGTCAGGACACGGGCAAGTACTGCTTTGGTGTTGAAGATACACTAAAGGCTTTGGAAATGGGCGCTGTAGAGATTCTAATAGTCTATGAAAATCTGGATATAATGAGATACGTTCTTCATTGCCAAGgcacagaagaggagaaaattctCTATTTAACTCCAGAACAAGAGAAGGATAAATCTCATTTCACAGACAAAGAGACAGGACAGCAACATGAGCTGATTGAGAGCATGCCCCTCTTGGAATGGTTTGCTAATAACTATAAAAAATTTGGAGCTACATTGGAAATTGTCACAGATAAGTCACAAGAAGGATCCCAATTTGTGAAAGGATTTGGTGGAATTGGAGGTATCTTGCGGTACTGA
- the LOC124970342 gene encoding LOW QUALITY PROTEIN: dnaJ homolog subfamily B member 6-like (The sequence of the model RefSeq protein was modified relative to this genomic sequence to represent the inferred CDS: inserted 2 bases in 2 codons) yields the protein MVDYYEVLGVQRHASPEDIKKAYRKLALKWHPDXNPENKEEAERKFKQVAEAYEVLSDAKKRDIYDKYGKEGLNGGGGGGSHFDSPFEFGFTFRNPEDVFREFFGGRDPFSFDXFEDPFEDIFGNRRGPRGSRNRGAGSFFSAFSGFPSFGGGFSSFDTGFTSFGSLGHGGLTSFSSTSFGGSGMGNFKSISTSTKIVNGRKITTKRIVENGQERVEVEEDGQLKSLTINGKEQLLRLDNK from the exons ATGGTGGATTACTATGAAGTTCTAGGCGTGCAGAGACATGCCTCTCCCGAGGATATCAAAAAGGCATATCGGAAACTGGCACTAAAGTGGCATCCAG AAAATCCTGAGAATaaagaagaagcagagagaaaattcaaacaagTAGCTGAGGCGTATGAGGTGTTATCAGATGCTAAAAAACGGGACATCTATGACAAGTATGGCAAAGAAGGCTTaaatggtggaggtggaggtggaagtCATTTTGACAGTCCTTTTGAGTTTGGCTTCACGTTCCGGAACCCAGAAGATGTCTTCAGGGAATTTTTTGGTGGAAGGGACCCGTTTTCGTTCG TCTTCGAAGACCcatttgaagacatttttgggAACCGAAGGGGTCCCCGAGGAAGCAGAAACCGAGGTGCAGGctcatttttctctgctttcagtgGATTTCCATCATTTGGAGGtggattttcttcatttgataCAGGATTTACTTCATTTGGGTCACTAGGTCACGGTGGCCTTACTTCATTCTCTTCTACATCATTTGGCGGCAGCGGGATGGGTAACTTCAAATCTATATCAACTTCTACCAAAAtagtaaatggcagaaaaatcACTACAAAAAGAATTGTCGAGAATGGTCAAGAAAGAGTAGAAGTTGAAGAAGACGGCCAGTTAAAGTCCTTAACGATAAATGGTAAGGAGCAGCTGCTACGATTGGATAACAAGTAA